In Xiphophorus maculatus strain JP 163 A chromosome 2, X_maculatus-5.0-male, whole genome shotgun sequence, one genomic interval encodes:
- the LOC102235384 gene encoding cholesterol side-chain cleavage enzyme, mitochondrial, whose protein sequence is MARLSMWRSPTALPLSCMEEPVASGIRRSSSMPVIRQAYPESSSVVRPFSEIPGLWKNGVVNLYNFWKLDGFRNLHRIMLQNFNTFGPIYREKIGYYESVNIIKPKDAAILFKAEGHYPKRLKVEAWTSYRDYRNRKYGVLLKNGEDWRNNRVILNKEVISLKMLENFVPLLDDVGQDFVARVHKKIIRSGQNKWTTDLSQELFKYALESVSSVLYGERLGLMLDYIDPEAQRFIDCITLMFKTTSPMLYIPPALLRQVGAKVWRDHVEAWDGIFNQADRCIQNIYRQLRQETGASTEYPGVLASLLLLDKLSIEDIKASVTELMAGGVDTTSITLLWTLYELARHPNLQEELRAEVAAARTASQGDMLDMLKRIPLVKGALKETLRLHPVAVSLQRYIAEDIIIQNYHIPAGTLVQLGLYAMGRDPKVFFRPEQYLPSRWLRTETQYFRSLGFGFGPRQCLGRRIAETEMQIFLIHMLENFRIEKQRNLEVQSMFELILLPDKPIILTLKPLQVSQ, encoded by the exons ATGGCCAGGTTGAGTATGTGGCGGAGCCCCACGGCGCTGCCCCTGTCCTGCATGGAGGAGCCGGTCGCCTCGGGCATTCGCAGGAGCAGCAGCATGCCGGTGATCCGGCAGGCGTACCCGGAGAGCAGCAGCGTCGTTCGGCCGTTCAGTGAGATTCCTGGACTCTGGAAGAACGGGGTGGTCAACCTGTACAACTTCTGGAAACTGGACGGCTTTAGAAACCTTCACCGTATCATGCTGCAGAACTTCAACACATTTGGACCCATTTACag GGAGAAAATAGGTTATTATGAAAGTGTAAATATCATCAAACCAAAGGATGCTGCAATTCTCTTTAAAGCAGAGGGCCATTATCCTAAAAGGCTGAAAGTTGAAGCCTGGACGTCATACAGAGACTACAGGAACCGCAAATATGGGGTTCTCCTAAA GAATGGTGAAGACTGGAGAAACAACCGTGTGATTCTTAACAAGGAGGTGATTTCCCTGAAGATGCTAGAAAACTTTGTACCATTGCTGGACGATGTGGGCCAGGATTTTGTGGCCAGagttcacaaaaaaattatacgAAGTGGCCAGAACAAATGGACCACAGACTTGTCTCAAGAACTTTTCAAATACGCCCTAGAGT CGGTGAGCTCAGTGCTGTACGGGGAGCGGCTGGGCCTGATGCTGGATTACATTGACCCTGAAGCTCAGCGCTTTATAGACTGCATCACACTCATGTTCAAGACCACTTCCCCCATGCTGTACATTCCTCCTGCTCTGCTGAGGCAGGTCGGAGCAAAGGTGTGGCGGGACCACGTAGAGGCGTGGGATGGAATATTTAACCAAG CTGACCGCTGCATCCAGAACATCTACAGGCAGCTGCGTCAGGAAACAGGAGCATCCACAGAATACCCAGGAGTGTTGGCCAGTTTGCTTCTGTTGGACAAGCTGTCCATTGAAGATATCAAGGCCAGTGTGACTGAACTAATGGCTGGAGGAGTGGACAct ACTTCCATAACGCTCCTGTGGACGCTGTATGAATTAGCCAGACACCCAAACCTCCAGGAGGAGCTGAGGGCAGAGGTTGCTGCGGCTCGGACTGCAAGCCAGGGGGACATGCTGGACATGCTGAAGAGGATTCCTTTGGTCAAAGGCGCTCTTAAAGAAACactcag ATTGCATCCAGTTGCAGTAAGCCTGCAAAGATACATAGCTGAAGACATAATTATTCAAAACTATCACATTCCAGCTGGG ACTTTGGTCCAGTTAGGGCTTTATGCGATGGGCAGGGACCCCAAGGTGTTCTTCCGTCCAGAGCAGTACCTTCCGTCTCGCTGGCTGAGGACTGAGACGCAGTACTTCAGAAGCCTGGGCTTCGGCTTTGGTCCCCGTCAGTGTCTGGGACGCAGGATAGCTGAGACGGAGATGCAGATCTTTCTTATCCAT ATGCTTGAAAACTTCCGAATTGAGAAGCAGCGCAATTTGGAAGTACAGAGTATGTTTGAGCTTATTCTCTTGCCAGATAAGCCTATAATATTAACTCTGAAACCTCTGCAAGTCAGTCAGTAA